Genomic segment of uncultured Tolumonas sp.:
GTCGGTTATGGTATGTAGGGCCAATGTTCCGCCATGAGCGCCCGCAAAAAGGCCGTTATCGTCAATTCCATCAGTTTGGTGTGGAAGTATTTGGTCTGAATGGGCCAGATATCGATGCGGAATTGATCATGCTGACCGCCCGTTTGTGGCGTGAGTTAGGTATTGAGCAATTTACAACTTTACAGCTGAATACCTTAGGTTCATCTGCAGAGCGAGCGGCTTATCGTGATGCTTTGGTTGTGTTCCTTGAGCAACACAAAGAATCACTCGATGAAGAAAGCAAGCGCCGGATGTACTCTAATCCACTGCGTGTACTGGATACGAAAAGTCCGCAAGTGCAGGAAATTTTACAGCACGCGCCAACATTGACGGATTATTTCGGTGAAGAAACCAAAGCGCACTTTAGTGGATTGAAAGCGTTACTGGATGCCGCCGGAATTACTTATCAAGTTAATGAACGTTTAGTTCGTGGCTTAGATTATTACAATTACACCGTCTTTGAATGGGTGACTGATAGCCTTGGTGCACAGGGGACTATCTGTGGTGGTGGTCGTTATGATGGTCTGGTGGAGCAACTAGGCGGTCAAGCAACTCCAGCCGTAGGTTTTGCAATGGGTCTGGAACGTTTGACTCTGATGCTTGAAACCTTGGAGAAAATCCATAATCTGCCTGCTACGGTTGATGTTTATATCTGTATGGCTGGTGAGGGCACGCTAGCTGCTGGTTTATTGCTGGCTGAGCGTATACGAAATGAACGTCCGCAGTTACGTGTAATGACGCATTGCGGCGGTGGTAATTTTAAAAAGCAGATGAAACGAGCTGACAAAGTTGCAGCCAGAATCGCATTGATTTTGGGTGAAACGGAAGTTGCGGAACAAAAAGTCACCGTTAAATTTTTACGTGATCAAATAGAACAGCAAACGATTGCTGCTGCAGCATTGTTACCGATACTGGATCAGCTGGGAGAATAATAGTGGACATATACAATTCCGAAGAACAACAAGTTGAAGCTATCAAATCCTGGTGGCAAGAAAATGGTAAGTCCATTATTGCTGGTGTGGTAATTGGGTTTGTCGGGTTATTTGGCTGGCGTTATTACAACAGTTATGTACAACAGCGTAGTGAAGCATCGGCAGCTGCATATCAACAAGTGATGCAAGTGTTAGCTGAGCAGCATGAGAAGGGATTTAGTGCTGTTA
This window contains:
- the hisS gene encoding histidine--tRNA ligase yields the protein MAKQIQAIRGMNDCLPEQTPVWQMLEATLRRVVSSYGYSEVRMPIVEMTNLFQRAIGEVTDVVEKEMYTFNDRNGDSLTLRPEGTAGCVRACIEHGLVYNQERRLWYVGPMFRHERPQKGRYRQFHQFGVEVFGLNGPDIDAELIMLTARLWRELGIEQFTTLQLNTLGSSAERAAYRDALVVFLEQHKESLDEESKRRMYSNPLRVLDTKSPQVQEILQHAPTLTDYFGEETKAHFSGLKALLDAAGITYQVNERLVRGLDYYNYTVFEWVTDSLGAQGTICGGGRYDGLVEQLGGQATPAVGFAMGLERLTLMLETLEKIHNLPATVDVYICMAGEGTLAAGLLLAERIRNERPQLRVMTHCGGGNFKKQMKRADKVAARIALILGETEVAEQKVTVKFLRDQIEQQTIAAAALLPILDQLGE